The genomic region ACTGCCCAAGGGGGCAGCGCACAACGTCGTGCTCGTGCACGGCGCCTTCGTAGACCAGACGAGCTGGCAGCCGGTTGCCGATATTCTCACCAAGAAAGGCTACAACGTCACGCTCGTCGAAAATCCACTCACTTCGCTCGCCGCCGACGTCGATGCGACCAAACAGGCGCTCGCGAAGCAAGCCGGCAGGACCGTTCTGGTCGGCCACTCATGGGGCGGCGTGGTGATCACGCAAGCCGGCAACGATCCCAAGGTTTCGGCGCTGGTTTATGTGTCCGCCTTTGCGCCGGAGGTCGGTGAATCCCTGGCGTCGCTGGCAAAGGCCGGTCCGCCGACCGAAGGCGGCAAGGCGATCCACCCCGATGCGAAGGGCAATCTGTACATCGATCCAAAGGTGTTTCCGTCAGCCGTCGCGGCTGACCTTCCTCCGGAGATCGCCGCGCACCTGGCCAACTCGCAGCTTCCGCTGAACCACGTTGCATTCGAAGCCCCGGTCGACGTTGCGGCCTGGCATGACAAGCCGACGTTCTACGTCATCAGCACGAAGGACAAAGTCCTCGCGCCCGAGGCCCAGAAGTCGTTCGCGGCCAGGATCCACGCCCAGACGACGGAAGTCACCGGCAGCCATGCCTCGCTCGTCGTCCATGCGAAGCAGGTCGCTGAGGTGATCGAAAAAGCCGCCCTCACGAGGTGACGGTGCCGCTCCCGGCGCTGTGGCGCCGGGAGCCCGCGCGCTCCCGCTCGACCATTTTAAGCCAGGCATCCGTAGAGTGCTGAAACGTCCTGACGACACTTCAGCTCACGGACGTGAACACCTCCAATCGCGGAACGCAACAAGTGTTGTCATGATGTGAGCGACGCATTGGAATGGACATTCCTGCATGTATAAGGCACTTCTTGTCACCCTCACTGCTGTGGCTCTTACCACCGTGTCTGCCGCGTCTGCTCCCGCCGTCAGCAGAGAGCCGCTGAATGCTGCGACGCTCAGCGCAATCAAATCGAAGTTCGGAAGGCTGATGAAATTGGCAAACAAGCATGATTTCAAGGCTCTGCATCGGATGTTCTGGCAATCGCCCTCGGCCCTTTTGGTGGCCAAGAGCGCGATCCCGTCCGAGGGAAACTGGGCCGGCTTTTGGGGTAACGCGGCGATTGATCAATAGCTGCATGATATCGGTAGCCCGGTCCGGTCGTACTCGAGCCAGATTTTTCGAAGCTCAGGGTTGTCGGCCTGACGCGCGACGTCGCCGAGTCCTATGTGCCGATGAACATCACCGTCTCTTATGCGGGGCAAGATGGAACAGCCAGGCCGTTTCTCATGATCAGCAACTGGCTTCGCGTCGGGAAGGACTGGAGGGTCGCTTCCGAAATCATTCTTCCGGTGCCGGCGGCACCGGCACAAAGAGCTAGCCGCGGAACGCCTCAGTTGTTGTACGGCACTGACCGTCTCGCACTTGGGTCCGTTTTCACGCAGCCGGCTGACTAACGGCTGGTCGTGCTCATGCCACCGCCCCGCCGCGTGTGCCGATTTGCGGGGGCGATGAAGGGCTCCAAACACCCTTGAGAACCAACGATGCGCTGGTCTTACTGGATAAACGCGATCGCTGCTCGGACGAAACCAGGCACGATGGCGCTTCACCCCAATCTCACCGCGCTTTGCTGTCTTCCCCAAGGCGGCGCGCCAGCGCCATCAGCACGGTGAAGGTCGCAACCCACACCATCCGCGCGCCATAGCGGTCGTGCGGGCCGGAGATCACGCCGCAGATGAAGGCGTTGCCGAGCAGCGCCAGCGTGATGGTCGCCGCCAGCAAGGTCAGGTCGTCGAGCCGGCGGTTCGCGAGGGCATGCGCCAGCAGCGCGACCAGCGCCAGCATCGAGGCCAGCGCGACGGGAACGTGCAGCCAGTTGATGGTGTCGAAATCGAGTCCCCAATTCTGCTGGCGCGCGGCGCGCATCGGCGCGGCCTGCGAGGGGACATAACGTTCGATGATGCCGCGGGTGTGCGGGATCCAGCCATTGGTGCCTTCGCCGGTCGCCACGTGCAGCAATTGCTGGCCCAGCGCCTGCAAGGCCGCGCCGGCCTGCCAAGCCGGATAGTCGGCGAGCGAACCCACGACGATGGTGCCCATCTCGTCGTTCATGCCTTCGAAGCGGCCGAGCGTGTTGAACATGCTCTTGCCCCACAGGAATTCGTCGGCGCTCGCCGGCAATTGGTCGCGATAGGGGCAGAGCTTGAGTTTTTCGCGTGGGCAATGGTCATTGAGATAACGCGCAACGATGCCGTCCTGCATCATGCGGCCGAAGGCGACGCCGGTGCCGCCGGGCGTCCATGTCCACTTGCCCGACAAGGCATGGTTCGCCGACACCAGCATCAGGCCGCCAGCGAGGATGGTGAGGCTCGCTTGGGCCAATCCGGCGATCGGAAGCCGGGGCCCCAGCAACGGCCGCGCCATCCAGCCGGCGATGCAGAGCCCGAGCAGCACGCCGAGCGTGGCGCTGTGGGTCGCGGCGGCAAAGGCCGTGAAGACGAACAGCGAGATTTTTTCGAGCGCCGAGGTCCGCGGCCCGCCGACGACCAGCAGGAATAGCGACAGCACCGACAGGCCTGCAAAAATGTCGGTGAGCAGCATGCTCGCAAGCCAGGGCAGCGCAGTCGACAGGATCAGGAGCAGGCTGATCACGACGAAACGGAACGTCTGCATCATCGAGAGCACGCGCAAGGTGAGTTGCAACAGCCACAGCGTGGCCAGCGACTGGACCGCGAGGTTGATCCAGAACCCTGAACTTTCGCCATAGTGCAGATAGATGCCGAACACGGTGGAGCGGCTCGGGACGAGATAGCCCTCGTACCAGCGCGCCAGATAGCCTCCGGTATCCCATTGCAACAGCGGATAGCGGTTCCAGAATGCCGGCGCGATCAACAGGAGCGGCAGGGCGATGGCGGCGAGCCGCAGCCAGAGTGAGCCCGCGGCGCCCGCGCGCGCATGATCGGTGGTGATGGTCAAATCCGCTCCGTCCTCACTCGGACCATGCCCGCAATTACCGTTGAGGCGGAATTCACCAATAGTTTGACGCCGCCCGGCTTGAATTTGGCGAAACCCTGACCATTTTGAGCCGACCTTGCCGCCCGGGGTGTCGGAAGAAACTGTTGTGATTCAACGCGTTGGCATGCCCCCGCCGGGCAACGCACTGTTCACTCTCAGGCAAGCACGTCAGGACTTTGTCGCCTAGACTGTGTTATAGAACCAGTGAAACGAGCCAATTCGAAAGAGCAGATCTCATGGCAGTGCATCAGGTCAATCCGGGAGGAAAGCTTGCAACGCTTGATCCGATCTGGGATCGGATCCGCGGCGAAGCGGAGGACATCGTCCATCGCGAGCCGGAGCTTGCGACCTTCATCTATTCGACGGTGCTGCATCACAGCCGCCTGGAAGATGCGGTGATCCATCGGGTCGCCGACCGGCTCGATCATTCCGCGCTGTCGGGCGATCTCGTGCGCCAGACCTATGACGAGGCGCTGCGCGACGATCCCGATCTCGGCAACGCCTTCCGCGCCGATCTCGTCGCCGTCTACGATCGCGACCCCGCGACCTCGCGCTTCATCGATCCCTTGCTCTATTTCAAGGGCTTTCACGCCATCCAGACCCACCGCCTCGCGCATTGGCTCTATCTGAAGGGCCGCAAGGATTTTGCGTATTATCTGCAGAGCCGGGCGTCTGCGGTATTCCAGACCGACATCAATCCCGCCGCGCGCATCGGCCGCGGCATCTTCCTCGACCACGCCACCGGCTTCGTCTGCGGTGAGACTGCGCTGATCGAGGACGACGTCTCGATCCTGCATGGCGTTACGCTCGGCGGCACCGGCAAGGAGAACGAGGACCGCCATCCGAAAATCCGCCACGGCGTCCTGATCGGCGCCGGCGCGAAGATCCTCGGCAACATTGAAATTGGTCATTGCGCGCGCATCGCGGCGGGCTCGGTCGTGGTCAAACCGGTGCCGCACAACGTGACGGTCGCAGGCGTGCCTGCCAAGGTCGTCGGCGAAGCTGGCTGCGCCGAGCCGTCGCGCACCATGGATCAGATGATCAACGCCATGGGACTCTGAGATGGGCCTCTGAGGCGGGCCTTCGAGCTTGTCGGAAGGGGCGGATTTTCCGCCCCTTTCGTCCAAAAATTCTTTGGCAATTCATGCTGGCGGTTGGTCGCGTCTCGTCCTAAAACCCGCGCCAACCCAGATTTCGATTGGAGACTTGCCGTGGACGTCAAGGAAGTTAGGAAGCTCGACGCGTATTTGAAGCGCGTATTCGGCAATCCCAAGATCCGCGTCGTGCCGCGGCCAAAGAAGGATGATTCCGCCGAGGTCTATATCGGCGAGGAATTCATCGGTGTGCTCTTCGTCGACGACGAGGACGATGATCGCTCGTTCCAATTCCAGATGGCGATCCTCGAGGACGACCTCGTCGACCAGGAATAGTTCGGCGATCGTCTCGCTCAACGGGGCCGCGCGGGCGCGGCTCCATGCCTTTGCTTTCTTGCAAGAACATATTTCTGCAAGGGTGATGTTCAGCTCAGGTCGTGCAGGTCTTTTCCGGGGGAGGTGTCAGACGAAACGTCGAGAATACGACTTCTAGCCCCGCCCGTTCGGGTGTGCAGGCCATCGGTCCCACAAGGTAGGAGTTTGCTTTAGGAAACGCCGCCAGCCGCATGAGGGGCCAGGATTTGCCGTCGGCCGAAACTTGCAGACGAAGGACACCGTTGGCGATGGTCGCGCGGACCCAGAAGTCGCTGGCATTATGCTCATAGGGTGCTGTCGCCCAGTCTGATTGCCCGTTTGTCAGCACGCTCGCGAGCATAGCGCGGCCATCTGACAATTCGATTCCGGCTTTGACCCAATGATGCGCGTCGAGGCGCACCATGATGCCCGCCTGATCATAGAGCGCCCGGAAATCGCCCTGAACACGCAAATCTGCGGTGAATGCTTCGCCTGTCGGAAAGCCCAGGAAATGTCCGCTATCGCGATTGAAGCCGTAATGGGTTTCGCGCCAGAAATCCGTGGCCTTGTCCGTGAGGATCCGCAGGTCATCACCCTTTGCCGCCCATCGCTGCGGTTCATTTAGCCACACACCGTCACTTCTGCGGAGAATCATGACTAACCTCTGTCGCGGATGCCTGCCGGTTCGGTCCGTGAGTCGGACGAGCACGGCATCGTGCATTGAGATGAAAAGGCAATGTAGCCGAGATTGCTTCGCTTCGCTCGCAAGGACGAGCAACAGCTTCGCCGCCGCCCCATCCTGACACCATACGCGCGAAGCTGACTTCGAAAAATACGAAGCATTACAGGAGCTTGGCTACTGTGCATGGGGTTGTTTTCGCAGTTTTTGTTTTGGAGGCGCAGGTCGCGCGGTCGCGTTCAGCCCTTCGGGCCGCGCAGCTGCGCCGTCAGCTTCTCCATCGCTTCCGCCGTATCGCGCCACTGCGACAGCCAGCTGCGCGGAAAGCGGAAGGTGAGGTCGGCGCCGCCGACGCGGCGTTCGGCGAGGCACATGCCGGGCGTCGCACCATCGCGCGTGCAGCGCGCGGTCAGCGCGGGACTTGCGGCAGAATAGAGATCCTCGGTGCCGTAAGGCGTGTCAGCGCGGAATATCCGCATCGTCAGCCCATCCTGAGGCATTGCCGCGGCCTGGTCGAGATAGCGTGGATAAATCGTGGCGGTGCGCTGCTCGGGCGAGAGCGCATCGCGATGTGCGGCGATCGACAGGAAGATGCGGTCGATCGGCTGCATCGCCGCATCCACGCTATCGGCGGTGACGTGCTTCGGCGCGCCCGGCGGCTCCAGCGAAGGGTACAGGAAGTCGAGATCGATCCGCTCCTGTGGCCCGGAGTGGCGCTGGATCTTCATGCGGATCGCGTTGGTCGGCAGGTTGAACAGCGTGCCGCCGACGCTCACCGGCAGCTTGTCCGGGGCGTTCGCGCCGCTCGGCCCCCAGGTCGGCCACAACAAATAGGCGACGAGCGCGACGGCGCACACCGCGGCAATGCCGCCGAGCACGATCGGGACGACGTGGGCCCGGGTGCGCACCCGGGGAGATTGAGGGGAAATTGCCGAAAACACCGTCATGAGCCGCGCGAATGAGCCGGAAGTCGGCCGATGGCCGACGAATCAGCGGCGAATATGCCACGTGGTGGCGATTTCGCGGAGCGTTGGCCGGCTGCAGGGAAGGGAGAGAGGCCTGCGTGGAACGGCTGGCGGCGTTAACCTTCCCTTAAGGATAATGTAGCGTTAACCGGCACTCTTTGTCACAGGAAGGTACCTCGCGTTGCGTAAGGGCGGACTGTTCCGATGACACCTGAAGCTCTCAACACATTCTTCTCGATCGGCATTGGTTTCGCGCTCGCGGGAGCGCTCGTGAGCGGATACCAGACGGTCGCACAGCGGCCGGCCGGCTTCGGTCTGTTGCAGGACGGCGTGGCGCCGAAGACCTTCGCGGCGGTTCCGTTCCTGGTGTTCGCGGCGCCTTTCATCATCATGCGCAATACTCTGCGCGGCAGGCAGGTGGAGAGCCGCCGCGTCGAATTCGTGATGATGGCGACCGTCATCGCCGGCTTCTGGAGCATGATGAGCGGCACCTTCTTCCTGATGACGCTCCGCGCGGCCGGCGTTCTGGTCTGATGCGCGCCGCTGTAGGGCTGCCTGCGCGGCGGCCCTTTGCGTCAAGGCCGCCGTTTCGCTATGGCTGGGGTTGACGCGACAGGAGACCCTCATGGCGATCTACGAGCTCGACGGGCAGGCGCCCGACCTTCCCGCCGACGGCAACTACTTCATCGCGGAGACCGCTACCGTGATCGGCCGCGTGCGCCTGAAGCCGGGCGCGAGCGTCTGGTTCGGCGCGGTGCTGCGCGGCGACAATGAGTGGATCGAGATCGGCGAGGGCGCCAACGTGCAGGACGGCTCGACCTGCCACACCGATCTCGGTTTTCCGCTTCAGATCGGCAGGAACTGTACGGTCGGGCATAACGTCATCCTGCACGGCTGCACCATCGAGGAGGGCGCACTCGTCGGCATGGGCTCAATCGTGATGAACGGCGCCAGGATCGGGCGCAACAGCATCGTCGGCGCCGGCTCCGTCATCACCGAGGGCAAGGAGTTTCCCGAACGGTCCCTGATCATCGGCTCGCCGGCGCGGGTGATCCGCACGCTCGACGATGCTCAGGTGCAGAAGATGGGGAGTGCTGCGAAGTTCTACGTCGCCAATGGACCGCGCTTCACAAAGGGCCTCAAGCGGATCGGGTGAACTCAGCTTCCTTCGGACTCGCGCGCTTCTATTGCGCTTGCGACCTTCTCGTGCCCCGCGGACCATAGGGCATGCTCATCGCTACCGTCCTGGTACGGATTGGCTTCCGCCGGAATGTTTTTACGCGCCGCGCGTTCGCCTTCTGCAAAAGCATCGCGATCGTTCATCGTGACTGCGCCTTTCTGTTTGCGGAGCAGAAGATCAGCTTGCGCGTGATCGTGCCCGCCTTCCCGGTTTCAAGCTGATGCGACGGCATTTGTTCCGGAACCGGTCCTTGCTGCGGCGGTTGATCGGCGAAGGAGAATTTCAATGGCCAGATTGCCTATAGCCCGTTCAATCAAGACCGTGATCGTGATCTTCGCCCTTGCCGCGGTGCCGGCCGCATCGTTCGCGCAAGCCACCGGCGGCTCCACAGGATCGGCCGGAGGTGTCGCCAATTCTCCGGCTCCCGCGCCAGGCACCAACAGTCTGGGGACCGCCCAATCGTCCGGTGCGAATGCACCCGGCGTCACCACTGGGACCGGCGCAGGTGGGTCCACCGACGCCGCCGTCAACGCCGAGAACCGGCTGCTCGACAAGAAGCTCAAGAGCATCTGCCGCGGCTGCTGACGCTCGCGGGGAAGTGAGACAGTGAGGCTGTCAGGAACGCCTCAAGCCGATTAGCTTGGTCCTGCTTTGGAGCGTGGAGGGTATCCACGCAGAGGATCGAGTGATGTTACGGAAGATGATGTTGACGGCGCTGGCTGTGGTGGCGGTTGGGTCGTCGATGCCGCAGGCGGCACAAGCGGGCGGTCACGGCGGCTGGGGTCATGGCGGCGGTGGCTGGGGCCATGGTGGCGGCTGGGGTCATGGCGGCCACTGGCATGGCGGTGGCTTCTGGCCAGGCGTCGCCATCGGTGCCGGTATCGCCGGCGCAGGTTACTACGGCGGGTATTACGGCTACGGCCAACCGTATTACGGCAATCCATATTACTATGGTACCGGATACGATGATGGCGGTTATGGCGGCTGCTACGTTGTGCGGAAGCGCGTCATGACGCCATCGGGCTGGCGCATCCGCCCCGTGGATGTCTGCGAATAGGCGGCGGTACCCGTCAAAAAACAAGGCCGTTGACGCAATATACCGTCAACGACCTTGCCAGCCCCGGACATTGAAATCGGCTCACGCCATCCGGTAACGGCGAGCATCGCTTGGAATCACACGGGCGAATGTGATCCAGTTCACAAGTCCAAAAATTTAAGGGTGGCGGCGCCGGCTGCTCAGCCGCGCGAGCGCTTGCGTGCACTGGCATGGACACGATGCCGTGCAGGTTTCCTGCGGGTAACTGAGGGAGTCTCCGCCTCGCTCGCCCGGGCGCTGGCAAAGGATTGCCGCAGGCCATCGATGGACTCGTTGAGTGTCGTGACCTGCTCGGACAGACGCTTGGTGTCGGCCTGCTGGAATGCGAGCAAGCGCTTCACACTCTGGAGCTGGTCTTGCACGACCTGGAGCTGGTCAATCGATTCCTGCTGGGTTGCCTCCAGCCCCTTGGTCTTCTCGACCAGCTGCTCGGATGCCTGTGCGGTGCGAGCCTGCAGCTGCCGCGACGCCACCACCCGGTCGGTCTCAGGGGCCGCACCGGTATAGGCACGCCAGATCGCGATCGAGGTCACCCCCGCGATCAGGAGCAGGAGCGCGGCGGCGGTCAGCGCGATAGGCTGGGCGCCAAGGCGAAGGAGGGGATGGGACCGTGTGTCCTCTGCGAGATCGATCATCGCTGACAAAACCCAAATTGAAACTTGGTGAGTGGCGAAGACCGGCAACCTGAGGTTACCGGGGCGTCCCGAAAGCGTTACGTGTCGGCAAGGAATGGGACCAAAAAGAGGCTAAGAGCAAAAAAACCAACAATCAGGATGCCTTAGGGCATCCGTGCCCCCGTCAGAGGCAGAGATCAGGGCTGAAACAGCGAAAACGGACCGGAATAGGTCTTCGAGCGCGGCGCCGCGTAGGGCCCGAGCCGGGAGGTCTTCAGTCCCAGTCGCACCAGTGATTCTGCCAAGGTCACCGCGGCGGCGACGCCGTCGATCACGGGCAGGCTGTGTGTGGCGGCGAGTTCATTGGCGAGATCGGCCATGCCGGCGCAACCGAGCACGATGGCCTCTGCGCGATCGTCGCGGATCGCGGCCGTGATTTCCGTAGAGATTTTTGCGAGCGCATCGGTGTTGCGCTCCTCGAGCGC from Bradyrhizobium lupini harbors:
- a CDS encoding gamma carbonic anhydrase family protein, with the translated sequence MAIYELDGQAPDLPADGNYFIAETATVIGRVRLKPGASVWFGAVLRGDNEWIEIGEGANVQDGSTCHTDLGFPLQIGRNCTVGHNVILHGCTIEEGALVGMGSIVMNGARIGRNSIVGAGSVITEGKEFPERSLIIGSPARVIRTLDDAQVQKMGSAAKFYVANGPRFTKGLKRIG
- a CDS encoding DUF3126 family protein, translating into MDVKEVRKLDAYLKRVFGNPKIRVVPRPKKDDSAEVYIGEEFIGVLFVDDEDDDRSFQFQMAILEDDLVDQE
- the cysE gene encoding serine O-acetyltransferase; this encodes MAVHQVNPGGKLATLDPIWDRIRGEAEDIVHREPELATFIYSTVLHHSRLEDAVIHRVADRLDHSALSGDLVRQTYDEALRDDPDLGNAFRADLVAVYDRDPATSRFIDPLLYFKGFHAIQTHRLAHWLYLKGRKDFAYYLQSRASAVFQTDINPAARIGRGIFLDHATGFVCGETALIEDDVSILHGVTLGGTGKENEDRHPKIRHGVLIGAGAKILGNIEIGHCARIAAGSVVVKPVPHNVTVAGVPAKVVGEAGCAEPSRTMDQMINAMGL
- a CDS encoding alpha/beta fold hydrolase; amino-acid sequence: MRTILLSAATVLLAGTTLVGAVHSAELPKGAAHNVVLVHGAFVDQTSWQPVADILTKKGYNVTLVENPLTSLAADVDATKQALAKQAGRTVLVGHSWGGVVITQAGNDPKVSALVYVSAFAPEVGESLASLAKAGPPTEGGKAIHPDAKGNLYIDPKVFPSAVAADLPPEIAAHLANSQLPLNHVAFEAPVDVAAWHDKPTFYVISTKDKVLAPEAQKSFAARIHAQTTEVTGSHASLVVHAKQVAEVIEKAALTR